Genomic segment of Paraburkholderia agricolaris:
CGCCGACGCCATCCACATTGCCTGGCAAGCCGACCCCCGCCTCAATGAAGCGGACGGCCAGCCGCACGCGCTGTCGCTGGTCGCCGTGCAGATGACGGACGCGAGCGCATTCGCGCCATACGCGGCGTCGCCGGCCAGGCTCGCGCAGTTGCTCAGTGCGTCGATGCCGCCTGCCGGGCTGCTGTCCTTGCGGGCCTTCTTCGTGCAACCGGGCGAAAACGGCTCGATCGTGCTACCGCGGGTCGAGAGCGCGCAGTACGTCGGCATCGCGGCGGGCTATTACGACATGGACAGCGCCCGCGTGACCAGGCTCTACCGGATCGGCGTGGATGTCGCGACCAGCGGTTGGGTCGTCAAACATCGCGAGGCGGCGCCGGTGCCGCTGCAGATCTCCTTGCAGCTTGGACGCAGCGGCTTCGTCGGCAGCGAACAGGCTGGTGTGCCGGCGAGCGCGCCGTTGCGCACGCCGCCGCGGGCTGGCGAGATACCGGTGCCGGCCGAGCTGCCGCGCGGCACCGGCAATGACGCCGGCACGCCAGCCACGAACGACGAGGTGGGGCCGGCGGCGCAACCCGCAGCGCAATCAGCAATACCGCCGGCAGGCTAGTTACACAGAATCCAGATGAAGGAAACCCGATGACCCGGACGCAAATCGCCGTTGCCGTGAAGGAGCGCGCATGAATCACGACGTGCCGCTTTACTGGCACCAAGGGCAGCTCCTGCAGCCTCAACACCTGCAGCACACCGACCAGCTCAACGCGCGTCGCGTGGCGCATGCACTGGACGGCTTCGTGCCGCATGGGTGGGGGATGGAAAGCGTGCAGATCGCCGAGTCGGCACTCACGGGCGGCCAGTTCGTGCTCGCCTCGTTGACCGCGCGTTTTCGCGACGGCACCTGGGTCCAGTACCCGGGAAACGCGCTGGTCGAGGCGCGCAGCTTCAGCGCGGGAGAACTTGCCGAGCAGGCGCGGGTGGTTTATGTGGGAATCCGACGCATGGCGCCGGGGGAGGCCAATTGCGGCGTGTTCGCCACGCGCGACGACGCGGCGCGCGCCTCGACGCGCTTTGCCGTGCTGAGCGAACCGGACCTCGTGGCCGACGAGCTGGCGGGGGCGGCGTCTGCGCAGGTGCGGCCGATGTACCACGTGCTGCGGCTCTTCTGGAACACGGAACTGGACGAACTCGCGCAGTACGACCTGCTGC
This window contains:
- the tssJ gene encoding type VI secretion system lipoprotein TssJ — translated: MTRLHSPRAAAIRRVTQGVLRWPGLVLPAVLLAGCGTVNGMLGGNSGTDALAKLKWSYAADAIHIAWQADPRLNEADGQPHALSLVAVQMTDASAFAPYAASPARLAQLLSASMPPAGLLSLRAFFVQPGENGSIVLPRVESAQYVGIAAGYYDMDSARVTRLYRIGVDVATSGWVVKHREAAPVPLQISLQLGRSGFVGSEQAGVPASAPLRTPPRAGEIPVPAELPRGTGNDAGTPATNDEVGPAAQPAAQSAIPPAG